A DNA window from Impatiens glandulifera chromosome 7, dImpGla2.1, whole genome shotgun sequence contains the following coding sequences:
- the LOC124945995 gene encoding reticulocalbin-2-like: protein MGRVSVIIYIAVAILLLVLISHSPNKSSQGRHRRLKLRSNFSFVAGIGDRRRHVHVPFDPLVVDIEMRREDKEWEKMYIEHSHPEFAHQATGDDSQPEWEDFMNAEDYLNDEGKFNVTERLVLLFPRLDVDPPDGYATEHELTEWILKNTEMEVLHRTQREMDLHDKNKDGFISFAEYDPPSWVRNSDNASFGYEMGWWKEEHFNAADADGDGLLNVTEFNDFLHPADSNNARLLHWLCKEEIRERDTTDKDGVASFNEFFNGLFDMLRNYDEEEHASSGETGDNAREALALKLFIQLDNDTDGYLSDKELLPVIRKLHPTERHYSKQQAAYIISQADSDKDGKLTLTEMIENPYVFYSAIFSEDDGGQEDYHDDEYHDEFR from the exons ATGGGAAGAGTATCTGTCATCATTTACATCGCCGTAGCAATTCTCCTCCTGGTTCTTATTTCTCACTCTCCGAATAAATCTTCGCAAGGCCGTCACCGCCGGCTCAAGCTCCGTTCCAACTTCTCCTTCGTTGCCGGTATAGGAGACAGGCGCCGTCATGTTCATGTTCCGTTCGACCCCCTTGTTGTCGACATTGAGATGAGAAGAGAAGATAAGGAATGGGAGAAGATGTATATCGAACATTCCCACCCTGAATTCGCGCACCAAGCTACTGGTGATGATTCTCAACCAGAATGGGAGGATTTTATGAACGCGGAGGATTATTTGAATGATGAAGGGAAGTTCAATGTGACAGAAAGGTTGGTTTTGTTGTTCCCTAGGCTGGATGTTGATCCTCCAGATGGATATGCTACCGAGCATGAGCTGACGGAGTGGATTTTGAAGAATACGGAGATGGAAGTGCTGCATCGAACTCAGAGAGAGATGGATCTTCATGACAAGAATAAGGATGGTTTTATCTCCTTCGCTGAGTATGATCCTCCAAGTTGGGTTCGCAATTCAG ACAATGCTTCTTTTGGGTACGAAATGGGTTGGTGGAAAGAGGAACATTTCAATGCAGCAGATGCTGATGGAGATGGACTCCTGAATGTAACTGAGTTTAACGA CTTTCTTCATCCAGCTGATAGCAATAACGCAAGGCTACTCCACTGGCTATGCAAGGAAGAGATAAG GGAAAGAGATACTACTGACAAAGATGGGGTGGCGAGTTTTAACGAATTTTTCAATGGGTTATTTGATATGTTGAGAAACTATGATGAGGAGGAACATGCTTCTTCAGGAGAAACTGGTGATAATGCCAGGGAAGCCCTTGCTTTGAAGCTGTTTATACAGCTTGACAATGATACTGATGG ATACTTGTCTGATAAGGAACTGCTACCCGTCATTCGGAAACTTCATCCTACAGAGCGTCACTATTCAAAGCAGCAGGCTGCTTACATTATATCACAG GCTGATTCAGATAAAGATGGGAAGTTAACTCTAACTGAGATGATAGAAAACCCATATGTGTTCTATAGTGCTATCTTCAGCGAAGACGATGGTGGTCAAGAGGATTACCACGACGATGAGTATCACGATGAATTCCGTTAG
- the LOC124945079 gene encoding E3 ubiquitin-protein ligase AIP2 — protein MASKSEEDLKQKLTDLQKQLGKKQSFETAVSSIKTLLLESYPSASPSLRKLFFAVISRVSTILKTRYTAPGFWIAGRDLFIDAECLMSAPVEKDHLRSYISQAKQHLHELENQLEGPELAAATSNRGYLFEGHLTVDPEPPQPDWLIQTNLMTALAASLTRPVSSEGQQEDPSTSDVTNNLMQQLVESLDNTIPMIFEDGTGGPRAVPPASKEVVANLPVLDITEENITKIDKDSECAICKENFVVGDKMQELPCKHKFHPQCLKPWLDETNSCPTCRHELRTDDHAYETRKEREKEDEEERKGAANAVRGGEYMYV, from the exons ATGGCGTCCAAGTCCGAGGAAGATTTGAAGCAGAAACTGACTGATTTGCAGAAACAGCTGGGGAAGAAACAATCATTCGAAACTGCTGTTTCCTCCATCAAAACCCTCCTCCTCGAATCTTACCCCTCCGCATCTCCCTCTCTGCGTAAGCTG TTCTTCGCAGTTATAAGTAGGGTTTCAACGATTTTGAAAACAAGATATACTGCACCAGGATTCTGGATTGCTGGGAGAGATCTTTTCATTGATGCTGAATGTTTGATGTCTGCACCTGTTGAGAAGGATCATTTACGATCTTACATTTCTCAAGCCAAACAACATCTACATGAGTTAGAGAATCAATTGGAAGGTCCAGAATTGGCAGCAGCAACCTCGAACAGAG GTTATCTCTTTGAAGGTCATCTTACTGTTGATCCAGAACCTCCACAACCAGACTGGTTGATACAGACAAACCTAATGACTGCCCTTGCTGCTAGTCTTACTAGACCTGTATCATCTGAAGGTCAGCAAGAAGATCCCAGCACATCTGATGTTACTAACAATCTTATGCAACAACTTGTCGAGAGTCTCGACAATACCATTCCTATG ATTTTTGAGGATGGGACTGGAGGTCCAAGGGCAGTGCCACCAGCTAGTAAAGAAGTTGTAGCGAATCTACCAGTTCTCGACATTACAGAAGAGAACATAACAAAGATTGACAAAGATTCGGAGTGTGCAATCTGCAAAGAAAACTTTGTTGTTGGTGATAAGATGCAAGAATTGCCCTGCAAACACAAGTTTCATCCTCAATGCCTTAAACCTTGGCTG GATGAGACGAATTCATGCCCGACCTGTAGGCATGAGTTACGAACAGACGATCATGCGTATGAGACTAGGAAGGAGCGTGAGAAAGAAGACGAGGAAGAGAGGAAAGGGGCTGCGAATGCAGTGCGTGGGGGCGAATACATGTATGTTTAG
- the LOC124910185 gene encoding protein ASPARTIC PROTEASE IN GUARD CELL 2-like, giving the protein MTSPLTFFQLPFLMVFFLFPLLISPAAAAATAATVAPKRHPHFQHINVTETIASTRIQQPSQTTSQETKIPTAAANSGQDKIKLNLLHRETTPFLQFQPSHDYRHRFSARMHRDATTVAYLTRRLNHSDRMAAKYEVEDLGADVVSGMEQGSGEYFVRIGVGSPPKDQYMVIDSGSDIVWVQCQPCRLCYRQSDPVFDPASSASFAGVSCSSTVCDRLQNTGCHSGRCRYEVQYGDGSYTKGTLAIETLTFGDVTVQNVAIGCGHTNRGLFVGASGLLGLGGGSMSFIGQMGGQTGGAFSYCLVSRGNTGSTGSLEFGRGSLPVGAAWVPLLRNSHAPSFYYIGLSGLGVGSVRVPIPEDSFKLTESGLGGVVMDTGTAVTRLPLRAYVAFRDAFVSQTQNLPRLSSGVSIFDTCYDLKEFVTVRVPTVSFYFTGGAILTLPARNFLIPVDGWGTFCFAFAPSSSELSIIGNIQQEGIQISVDGANGFVGFGPNVC; this is encoded by the coding sequence ATGACGTCACCTCTCACCTTCTTCCAGCTTCCATTCCTAATGGTGTTTTTCCTATTCCCCCTCTTAATCTCccccgccgccgccgccgccacaGCCGCCACCGTCGCCCCAAAACGCCACCCTCATTTCCAACACATCAACGTAACAGAGACAATCGCGTCAACAAGGATCCAACAACCGTCACAAACAACTTCACAAGAGACAAAAATCCCAACCGCCGCCGCCAACTCCGGTCAGGACAAAATTAAGCTCAATTTACTTCACAGAGAAACTACACCCTTTCTCCAATTTCAACCCTCCCATGATTATCGTCACCGTTTCTCTGCTCGAATGCATAGAGATGCCACCACCGTTGCATACCTTACCCGCCGCCTTAATCATTCCGACCGAATGGCGGCGAAATACGAGGTGGAGGATCTCGGAGCCGACGTAGTATCCGGTATGGAACAGGGGAGTGGAGAATATTTCGTTAGAATTGGAGTCGGAAGTCCGCCTAAAGATCAATACATGGTCATCGATTCCGGTAGCGATATCGTTTGGGTTCAATGCCAGCCTTGCCGTCTATGTTACCGACAATCTGACCCGGTTTTCGACCCGGCTAGCTCTGCCTCTTTCGCCGGAGTTTCTTGCTCCTCAACCGTCTGCGACCGCTTACAAAACACCGGCTGCCACTCTGGCCGGTGTAGGTACGAGGTTCAGTACGGAGATGGGTCCTACACAAAAGGGACTCTAGCAATCGAAACTCTCACCTTCGGGGATGTCACGGTTCAGAACGTGGCCATCGGGTGCGGTCATACGAACCGGGGATTGTTCGTGGGTGCTTCCGGGTTATTGGGTCTAGGAGGTGGATCGATGTCGTTCATCGGACAAATGGGTGGACAAACAGGGGGAGCGTTTAGTTATTGCCTGGTTAGTCGGGGCAATACTGGATCCACCGGGTCGTTGGAATTCGGTCGTGGATCTTTACCGGTTGGAGCTGCGTGGGTTCCGCTTCTCCGAAACTCTCATGCCCCGAGTTTTTACTATATCGGGTTGTCGGGTCTAGGGGTCGGGTCGGTTAGGGTACCCATACCGGAAGATTCCTTTAAACTAACGGAGTCGGGTCTTGGTGGGGTGGTTATGGATACGGGTACGGCTGTTACTAGGCTTCCGTTAAGGGCTTATGTGGCGTTTAGGGACGCGTTCGTGTCTCAGACGCAGAATCTGCCGCGGTTATCCTCGGGGGTGTCGATATTCGACACGTGTTACGATTTGAAAGAGTTTGTCACGGTTCGGGTCCCAACCGTGTCGTTTTACTTCACGGGCGGAGCGATTTTGACCCTACCCGCCCGGAATTTCTTAATTCCGGTGGATGGATGGGGCACATTTTGCTTTGCGTTCGCTCCGTCTTCGTCGGAATTATCGATTATCGGGAATATTCAACAAGAGGGGATCCAGATATCGGTTGATGGAGCGAATGGATTTGTTGGATTCGGGCcaaacgtttgttga